A window of the bacterium BMS3Abin08 genome harbors these coding sequences:
- a CDS encoding histidine kinase-, DNA gyrase B-, and HSP90-like ATPase, with protein MVFTVDIDSRDGPINMGSTQITEDTFEPLLILFRESSTIDLRGVNFIDPYGMVGLLEIGELYKSEGLRKTLYLPESEEVLKYLERMDFFRFADRYFTLEPPEPQISEKYLRSSYSDVLLEITSIEKSDDIHFIVGKVKDRAHTILSRHLRYDDSAIDGFIVALSEACQNIIEHSERTGFVGIQKYHFQNIDKNVVKIAVMDTGIGFRKSLSERFAFKDDLNAIEQALLHGASRYTDEGRGHGLAAVRRFVAQWNGKISIRSGTAKLSIIPEWAWGRERELDLTLFTGAQINIMLPEV; from the coding sequence ATAAACATGGGTTCCACTCAGATAACTGAAGATACCTTTGAACCTCTCCTGATCCTTTTCAGGGAATCATCCACGATCGATCTTCGGGGGGTGAACTTCATAGACCCCTATGGAATGGTCGGCCTCCTTGAGATTGGCGAACTTTACAAATCAGAAGGTCTTCGAAAAACCCTTTATCTTCCTGAATCAGAGGAGGTTCTAAAATATCTTGAAAGGATGGACTTTTTCAGATTCGCTGACAGATACTTTACGCTTGAGCCTCCTGAGCCACAGATATCAGAGAAATACCTGAGGAGTTCCTACTCCGATGTCCTGCTTGAGATTACCTCGATAGAAAAGTCAGACGATATCCATTTCATAGTCGGCAAGGTTAAAGACCGTGCCCATACAATACTATCAAGGCATCTTCGCTATGACGACAGTGCAATAGATGGCTTTATTGTGGCGCTCTCAGAGGCATGCCAGAATATCATCGAACACAGTGAAAGAACCGGATTTGTAGGTATACAGAAGTATCATTTTCAGAATATTGATAAAAATGTTGTCAAAATCGCTGTAATGGATACCGGAATAGGCTTCAGAAAATCCCTTTCCGAGAGATTTGCCTTTAAGGACGACCTTAACGCCATAGAGCAGGCATTGCTTCATGGAGCATCACGATATACCGATGAGGGGAGAGGGCATGGCCTGGCTGCGGTAAGGCGTTTTGTGGCCCAATGGAACGGGAAAATATCCATCCGCTCAGGAACTGCAAAGCTTTCGATAATACCCGAGTGGGCATGGGGGCGGGAAAGAGAGCTTGATCTTACCCTTTTCACAGGTGCACAGATAAACATAATGCTGCCTGAGGTTTAG
- a CDS encoding putative nucleotide-binding protein, containing PIN domain, whose amino-acid sequence MEILKSLERLAVDANPILSAVIGGNARNIFAEADTTVFYTTLFNFKEVEKYIPVLSDKRGIPLDDLYLALSLLPLTVCDEDFYKKMIPKARKLIAKRDPKDIHILALSLKLECSLWSNDKDFENLGKEVYQTLDLLKLLNP is encoded by the coding sequence TTGGAGATTTTGAAGAGTTTAGAAAGACTCGCCGTAGACGCTAATCCTATACTTTCTGCTGTAATAGGTGGAAATGCGAGGAACATTTTCGCAGAAGCTGACACCACTGTCTTTTACACCACTCTTTTTAATTTCAAAGAGGTTGAGAAATACATACCCGTCCTTTCTGACAAAAGAGGAATCCCGCTTGATGATCTCTATCTTGCACTGTCTTTACTTCCTCTTACGGTATGTGATGAGGATTTTTACAAAAAAATGATACCTAAAGCCAGAAAACTTATTGCCAAAAGAGACCCAAAGGATATCCATATCCTTGCCCTTTCGCTTAAACTTGAGTGCTCTCTATGGAGCAATGACAAAGACTTTGAAAATTTAGGCAAAGAGGTCTATCAGACGTTAGACTTATTAAAACTTCTTAACCCATGA
- a CDS encoding type IIS restriction enzyme Eco57I: protein MKERRILPQTLLFLSNSINEEELFHALISHFLNERDNLGLDLSEHQIEILCRTLLTGDENTLHDFNKWQINERSVFDDYRKDELEIVDYLHLVSIKMRKQLGQYATPQKIVRYILESVNYVSTKSIINKKIIDPSCGSGVFLIEAARIYLISLKKANIPQSKWYPLITSAIAGIDIDPRACFFTRLNLSMLLAPAILEFATKNNVEDLIPLPVYCTDTLELFVSEESRDGFMYGDLSILLRNRFDFVVGNPPYFKISGLSKKLKSAFSESIYGHPNAYGLFIHAGIDMLKTRGKLGFVVPRSMLSGLYFKNLRGFIEKSTAVKGITSISERKKTFDHVLHGTMILILERNNNTDDKKVTISSVQSSNDLDIHNQLTIHRNQIIQHLNGTTVWFVAESMDMYNIINRIIKEHPLLSGQEINCRAKTGQIVWNRVEPLLAGTQQPDTLPLIWATDVGKFGFTFNRMGTSRPCFLKVTSKTENLIVKGPCIMVQRITADEQYSRIVASLPHGFCKKQLNGYFVENHLNIIQPSKRGTKTDLYFLLGVLNSEIVEFFFRAMNGNTQVSATELNLLPIPKGGLDQDIAGIAKKLQGKPFNTGKSSLFEKLNLLVSKAYGLSGDELLFIKQYLQQRRGIDYKSN from the coding sequence ATGAAAGAACGCAGAATCTTACCTCAAACATTATTGTTCCTGTCCAATTCAATTAATGAGGAAGAATTATTCCACGCCCTGATTTCTCATTTTCTAAATGAAAGAGATAACCTGGGGCTTGATTTGAGCGAACATCAGATAGAAATACTATGCCGGACTCTTTTGACGGGGGATGAAAACACTCTTCATGATTTCAATAAATGGCAAATAAATGAAAGGTCTGTATTTGACGATTACAGGAAGGATGAACTTGAGATCGTGGATTATCTACACCTTGTCTCAATTAAAATGAGAAAACAGTTGGGCCAATATGCCACTCCTCAGAAAATCGTAAGATATATTCTCGAATCAGTCAACTATGTCTCTACAAAAAGTATCATAAACAAGAAGATTATTGATCCTTCGTGCGGCTCGGGTGTTTTTCTAATTGAAGCAGCACGTATCTATCTCATTTCTCTCAAAAAGGCAAATATTCCTCAAAGCAAATGGTATCCATTGATTACATCAGCCATTGCAGGCATTGACATTGACCCCAGGGCATGTTTTTTTACACGCCTGAACCTTTCAATGCTTCTTGCACCCGCTATCCTGGAGTTTGCAACAAAAAATAATGTAGAAGACTTAATCCCTTTGCCTGTATATTGCACTGATACCCTTGAACTGTTTGTCTCAGAAGAGAGCAGGGACGGGTTCATGTATGGAGATCTGAGTATACTATTAAGAAACCGGTTTGATTTTGTGGTTGGCAATCCCCCTTATTTCAAAATTAGTGGTTTGAGCAAAAAATTAAAGAGCGCCTTTTCTGAGTCGATATATGGACATCCCAATGCCTATGGACTCTTTATTCATGCAGGGATTGATATGTTGAAGACACGGGGAAAGCTGGGGTTTGTAGTTCCGAGGTCTATGCTGTCCGGCCTCTATTTCAAGAATCTCAGAGGCTTTATCGAGAAAAGCACCGCTGTTAAGGGTATAACAAGTATATCGGAAAGAAAGAAGACATTTGATCATGTTCTACACGGTACAATGATCCTGATACTCGAACGCAACAATAATACCGATGATAAGAAAGTAACAATCTCAAGTGTGCAGTCTTCGAACGATTTAGATATTCACAATCAACTTACCATTCATAGAAATCAAATAATTCAGCACCTGAATGGGACCACGGTATGGTTTGTTGCCGAATCTATGGATATGTACAACATCATTAACAGGATCATCAAAGAGCATCCACTACTGTCAGGACAGGAAATTAATTGCAGGGCAAAGACCGGACAGATAGTCTGGAACAGGGTAGAACCCTTATTGGCCGGAACTCAACAGCCTGACACCCTGCCTCTTATATGGGCCACAGATGTTGGGAAATTCGGGTTTACCTTTAACAGGATGGGAACCTCCAGGCCCTGCTTTTTAAAGGTAACATCAAAAACGGAAAACCTCATAGTTAAAGGGCCGTGTATCATGGTCCAGCGCATAACAGCAGATGAACAGTACTCACGCATTGTTGCAAGTCTCCCTCATGGGTTCTGCAAAAAACAGCTTAATGGATATTTTGTAGAAAACCATCTGAATATAATACAGCCTTCAAAGAGAGGGACAAAAACAGACCTCTACTTTTTATTAGGTGTTCTGAATTCCGAGATTGTTGAATTTTTCTTCCGTGCCATGAACGGAAATACCCAGGTCTCCGCAACCGAATTGAATCTCCTTCCCATACCAAAGGGCGGTTTAGATCAAGATATTGCAGGGATTGCAAAGAAACTTCAAGGAAAACCATTCAATACAGGTAAAAGCAGCCTTTTTGAGAAGCTGAACCTATTAGTATCCAAAGCTTACGGCCTGAGCGGTGATGAACTTTTATTTATAAAACAATACTTACAACAGAGACGTGGAATTGACTATAAAAGCAATTAA